A single genomic interval of Planctomycetota bacterium harbors:
- a CDS encoding L-fucose/L-arabinose isomerase family protein yields MVKLKKVKLGFIPANRGFFSDKLAAKMRNETVKVLKATGAEVVVPSPTDTKVGCVESLDEAIKVGRMFREAQPDGIVVSAVNFGDEQGVAITLKECGLRVPVLIVGCQEEAVLSREIERRDSFCGLLSIGEALRQLGLPYSVPEVPICFPTDESFRGTAERFAAVCRVVGGIRSARYGQVGARPDAFWTCRYNEKALQTLGPTCVTLDLSEVIGAINAMPTDAAVKRVVADMKKTIDTTAVADDILAKIAKLEIVLRKFIEDRRLDGLAIQCWTSIQQNLGICTCATMGRFDDRGTPCACEADIMGLLSMHALMLASGGPSCLADWNNLHNEDPELVNCWHCGVFPHSWAKTERRMACHEIIAGTVGRDKAMGVVEFVMQDGPVTLCRATQDNAGAFKVALAQGVVEPNAAVTFGAYGWVRIPNFQRFYRNVLVRHFPHHVGMNRAHVGNVLWEAFGNYLGFKTYTAANTSGDWTPDLPFGV; encoded by the coding sequence ATGGTCAAACTCAAGAAGGTCAAGCTCGGCTTCATCCCCGCCAACCGCGGCTTCTTCTCCGACAAGCTGGCCGCGAAGATGCGCAACGAGACCGTCAAGGTGCTCAAGGCCACCGGCGCCGAAGTTGTCGTGCCCTCCCCCACCGACACCAAGGTCGGCTGCGTCGAGTCGCTCGATGAGGCAATCAAGGTCGGGCGCATGTTCCGCGAGGCCCAGCCCGACGGCATCGTGGTCTCCGCCGTCAACTTCGGCGACGAGCAGGGCGTGGCCATCACCCTCAAGGAATGCGGCCTCCGGGTCCCCGTCCTCATCGTCGGCTGCCAGGAGGAGGCGGTGCTCTCGCGCGAGATCGAGCGGCGCGACAGCTTCTGCGGCCTCCTGAGCATCGGCGAGGCCCTGCGCCAGCTCGGCCTGCCTTACTCCGTGCCCGAGGTGCCCATCTGCTTCCCCACCGACGAGAGCTTCCGCGGCACGGCCGAGCGCTTCGCCGCCGTCTGCCGCGTCGTCGGTGGCATCCGCAGCGCACGCTACGGCCAGGTGGGCGCGCGGCCCGACGCCTTCTGGACCTGTCGCTACAACGAAAAGGCCCTCCAGACCCTTGGCCCCACCTGCGTCACCCTCGACCTCTCCGAAGTCATCGGCGCCATCAACGCCATGCCCACCGACGCCGCGGTGAAGCGCGTGGTCGCCGACATGAAGAAGACCATTGACACCACCGCCGTCGCCGATGACATTCTGGCCAAGATCGCCAAGCTCGAGATCGTCCTCCGCAAGTTCATCGAGGACCGCAGGCTCGACGGCCTGGCGATCCAGTGCTGGACCTCGATTCAGCAGAACCTCGGCATCTGCACCTGCGCCACCATGGGCCGCTTCGACGACCGCGGCACCCCCTGCGCCTGCGAGGCCGACATCATGGGCCTGCTCTCGATGCACGCCCTCATGCTCGCCAGCGGCGGGCCGAGCTGCCTCGCCGACTGGAATAACCTGCACAACGAGGACCCCGAGCTCGTCAACTGCTGGCACTGCGGCGTCTTCCCCCACTCGTGGGCCAAGACCGAGCGCCGGATGGCCTGCCACGAGATCATCGCCGGCACCGTCGGACGCGACAAGGCCATGGGCGTCGTGGAGTTCGTCATGCAGGACGGCCCGGTCACCCTCTGCCGCGCGACACAGGACAATGCGGGCGCCTTCAAGGTCGCGCTCGCCCAGGGCGTCGTCGAGCCCAACGCCGCGGTCACCTTCGGCGCGTATGGCTGGGTCCGCATCCCCAACTTCCAGCGCTTCTACCGCAACGTCCTGGTGCGGCACTTCCCGCACCACGTGGGCATGAACCGAGCCCACGTCGGCAACGTCCTTTGGGAGGCCTTCGGCAACTACCTGGGCTTCAAGACCTATACCGCCGCCAACACCAGCGGCGACTGGACGCCGGACTTGCCGTTTGGCGTCTGA
- a CDS encoding DUF362 domain-containing protein — MSMRAIARQILTCLVIVAFLASPVLAGTTVAIVKGKDVDKMVAEAIDLLGGMKQFVKDGQKVTLKPNLVHQPALPGREQTRTDAKIAPGFTTDVRIVKALAQQMLKAAKCKVTIAEGTPNDATKMFDFLGYTQMARQAGIQLVDVDRSVRTKVKLDGPPRREYSLPVATQACDVLVDMPVMKTHQLAGVTLGMKNLFGLLPEPRKVFHAKLDEVLCDLCAAHRPDLVIVDGLVAMEGQGPLEGTPVPMGLLVAGTDVVAVDTVCAAIMGFEPSRVTHLALAAKRGLGEADLSKIAVKGLSVNEVKRPFKHALWEAEVSIPKTDEAAQELLPIADTVRRTDWNGELFYSFGPRHLKVDTQKYPGRESQGFTVRIPIQGNRIYFYPRYRVLYPEEAQAAMDEVAQWIGEKLGKDIPMQRKAMRAPE, encoded by the coding sequence ATGAGCATGCGCGCGATCGCACGACAGATCCTCACTTGCCTCGTTATCGTCGCCTTCCTCGCGAGCCCTGTGCTCGCGGGGACCACGGTGGCCATCGTGAAGGGCAAGGACGTGGACAAGATGGTGGCCGAGGCCATTGACCTGTTGGGCGGAATGAAGCAATTCGTCAAAGATGGTCAGAAGGTCACCCTCAAGCCGAACCTGGTTCACCAGCCGGCCCTGCCCGGCCGCGAGCAGACCCGCACGGATGCGAAGATTGCGCCGGGCTTCACAACCGACGTCCGAATCGTGAAAGCCCTCGCCCAACAGATGCTCAAGGCCGCCAAGTGCAAGGTGACCATCGCCGAGGGCACGCCGAACGATGCCACGAAGATGTTCGACTTCCTCGGCTACACGCAGATGGCCCGGCAGGCAGGCATCCAACTGGTGGACGTGGATCGATCCGTGCGGACCAAAGTGAAGCTGGACGGGCCGCCGCGCAGGGAATACTCGCTCCCCGTGGCCACTCAGGCGTGCGACGTGCTGGTGGACATGCCGGTGATGAAGACCCACCAACTCGCCGGCGTGACGCTGGGGATGAAGAACCTCTTCGGCCTGCTACCCGAGCCCAGAAAGGTCTTCCACGCGAAGCTCGATGAGGTGCTCTGCGACCTCTGCGCCGCCCACAGGCCGGACCTGGTCATTGTGGACGGCCTGGTCGCAATGGAGGGGCAGGGGCCGCTCGAGGGCACGCCTGTGCCGATGGGCCTCCTGGTGGCTGGCACGGATGTGGTGGCGGTGGACACGGTGTGCGCCGCCATCATGGGTTTCGAGCCGTCGCGTGTCACCCACCTGGCGCTCGCCGCCAAGCGGGGCCTCGGCGAAGCCGATCTGAGCAAGATCGCCGTGAAGGGCCTGTCGGTCAACGAGGTCAAGCGCCCCTTCAAGCATGCGCTCTGGGAGGCCGAGGTCTCCATCCCCAAGACCGATGAGGCAGCGCAGGAGTTGCTCCCCATCGCCGATACCGTGCGGAGGACCGACTGGAACGGCGAGCTGTTCTACTCCTTCGGCCCGCGCCACCTGAAGGTGGACACTCAGAAATACCCCGGCCGCGAATCCCAGGGCTTCACCGTCCGCATCCCCATTCAGGGCAACCGCATCTACTTCTACCCCCGCTACCGCGTGCTCTACCCGGAGGAGGCCCAGGCCGCGATGGATGAGGTGGCCCAGTGGATTGGCGAGAAGCTGGGCAAGGACATCCCGATGCAACGGAAGGCGATGCGCGCGCCGGAGTGA